The DNA window CTGCAGCCCCCTCTTCTCCAGTCTCAGTTTCTTCTTGATTTCCTTCACTTCGGCTCTTAGCTGCCTTCTTTCAGCTTTGAGACGCTGTCGCTCGGCCTTGCGCACTGTCCTGTCTCCTCGCCTTGGGAACCTGGTTTGAAATGTCATCAGGAACACCTATTTGTTGACTATCAAAAGTTTATttatcaaaaaaacaaaacacatcccCAGTCCTAGTTCAAGAATGACAGTAATCTAGCTGCTAGAATATTCTGCATTCCTGCTTTGTGTGCATTTACATTTAACGTTTTCCTGCATTAACGCAGGAGAAGTGAGAGCAAACAGGGCTAACAGTGTTGGCTGTGAGTTAAAATACTGGATTTATCCTCCGTTCTGGCGGTTTACCTTAACTCTCCTGACATCCCGTGCTCGGGGATGGAGAGGGGAGTCTTGGTTCTGACGAGGTTGTGGCTCGGGTCATGGCTGTGTCTGCACATCTCACACAGGATGCAGGAAGGACACAcactggaaacaacaaaaacatcaaatatggACACTTTAAAAGCCGCTGAAACCCCACTTTATATTATTTCAGTCTGCATGCGTCACCATGCATGcagcctgtttttcttttttctacttttagctTCTTATTTGACATATTGTTTGACTATTTATTGTTACCAAATTCTTTAAGTTGCagagttttggtctttttttccaCTGCGGAAACACTTTTTTCACTGAGCTGGGCCATCTTCATGTATTtaacataaatataataatgtCTTTCTGATTCTGAGTGCTTTAATTCTACAAATcctgaaaaaaatatcaaaataaaagctagATTTGAAGCATGACACATTCataatgccaaaaaaaatgaaaaagagaatGAAACTTGATTTCTTTGGTTATTTCCCCCCAAAACGCCGGCTGCCCATGCTATACATATTTCACtagttatatttttttgtcttcatacttgtctcctatccTCGCTGTGAAAgcacggcctgcagttcagccgagtgcttcctgaatttttgtcacacgACTGTTTATCACAGCAGAGTCAGTCGAAGCTTTACAAGAGCATCAAACacagcagaatttttagttttttactaaATCTGGTTGGAGCAAACTATATATTTTTGAACACTTTATAATGTATTTCTTTACATTGACATTTACAATAACCAAAGAACACATTCCCTTCTCCCACCCACCCCTGGTTTAcatagagaaagaaaaacaaacaaacaaaaggtgacaaaaaaaaaacagaaaaaaaagtaaatacaataataatGACTACCATGACCATAAATCTGAGAGAAGTGGGTCTACAAGCATAATTAAGTGCATCAGGTCAACATGGAAATgagtaaacaaataaaacaaacaagttcTCCTTCACCTGATTGTACAGCGTCACAGATTGCTCTGACACAAAGTCTTTTGGcagttttaaaatattcaaagaaaacAGACCAGGTCTTTCTAAAGTTTTCCAGGCAGTTGGTTCTACTATATGTAAGTTTTTCTAGCTGCAGCATAGAAAGCATTTCTCTGATTCAGCCATCAAAAGAGGGCGGTTTATCTGATTTCCACAGTAGAAGGAGAAGTCTACGGGCCATTAATGAAGGACAGTGATTTGTGGAGGAGGCACTCCAAAGATTGAAATGAATGGAGAAGGTGTTATTCATTTCCTACACGTGTGTGAAAGCACCTCAGAGATGTTCTTCCAGAAGCTGTTCAAAGTCTGGCAATTCCAAAACATGTGACCGGCAGCGGCTCCACTCTGACATCTTGTGCATTCGGATATATTTTGGAGCAAACTATgtatttttgacagatttttaaatgagacacgtAGAATAAATGTGAAGCAGGTTTGGTTCATTTCCTAAGGAACGGAGCATCACATGATTGGTTCAGAGACAAATGTAAAGTTAAAAATATgtcagttttctctgtttttacaattccttgctctgataaatgctgtaattttggcattttatttaaagataATCTGCTTTTCAAAGCCTCAGGTGAGTTTTGGGGCTCAGAGGGTCAAAGAACATTAAACATGcaagaaaaagccaaaaaacaaaaactcataGCAACACAAAGTCCAAAAGAAACGATAAAATTTGGAGTGTTAGGTATTCAAAGCATCAGAAAATGTTAGTTTTTAATCTACAAAATCTGCGCCATGCCTGATCAAATTCTGGGTTACTTATTGTCCTCAGTATGTAATTTTTTGGCTGTATTCAGAGCTGCAGATGTTCTATTCTACCTAGCAACACATAATAAACTCCAGTAAATAAAATCATGGCCATCAGGctcctgtgttgttttgtgctcaTGCTTTAAATTGGAGCGTGTCTGATTCCTACCTGCACTTGTAGGCGCCTTCAGAGGTGAGCttgttgcagctgctgcagtttgggGTGTAGCCCAGGGATCCGTTGGAGGTGGAGGGTCCAGGTCTGGGTCCTATTGGGCCGCCCATCGCCCCGTCGGCCTCGGGGGCCCATCAGGAGACTTGTGGGTGCAACACTGACCGGAAAAGTCGCTGCACATCCGTTCGACCACCTCCTTCACCACCTCGTCTTTAAACTacgaaaaaaaagttttaatcaAGTAAGAAGAATCTAAAAACgacattttatattaaaaaacaacactatAAATGCGCCAAACGTTACCTTCTCCATGTAGGATCTAAACCACATGGGAGGAGGCTCATCTTCAGGTTTGCTCCCCTTGTTGTCTTTTACTGTGACCTGAATCAAATACAGAACATTTACATCAGACACGTTAGAGCTCAGCTGCTCTTAAATATGGAGGCATACTGATTTTCCATCATGCATTAAGGAGTACTTCTTCCTAcatgaaccccaaaacctgcccgTGGTTTGAAAGGCCTGTTGTCATTTAAATAAcctccaaaataaaagcctttattAAAGTCAGAAACATTGATGGGTTTTcagctttccaacagtcctCAAACTAAATGCCATTCTGTTGGAAAAATTAACCAAACATCAACTTAACATCAGAATCTCCTTCCGTTAAAACCACCAGATTCTACAGGCtttgaataaaattttaaaaaactggcCTATAGAGGTATTTCCATAAGTGTACACATTTTCATGCAATACAATGAAATGTGAGAATGATTTCAAGCTTAATGCCACAaaagtttctatttttattttaatggtcCTTGAATTTATCCTTgagatgcagttttttttttggaaaattaacCAGATTTAAGTCTAAAATTGTGATACTTcatcaaaataattttattctacatgctttattgaaacatttttcattaataaaGACTTTGTACTGACCACATttccaaaaaaacagattaaaattcTCCCCTCATTGCTGCCACTGAGACACCATGACTGACTTAATTATGACTAACAGTCATATGATAAAAGTTCTCAGACTttccagctgaactgcagacagtttcCACagataacaaacaaacaaacaaataaagcactgagacaaatttaaaaagtaagtAGTAAAATTTGAACTTCAAATcaattaaatttcattttttctctgtttttttatcctttatttCTTAATAACTGTCATACTGCACTAAAGACACGTCTGAGTTTTCTCTCCTTGTAGTCatagttgttctgtttccatggagacgcAGGACTTTGTACTGCAGCGACTGTAAACACCAAACATGTGACTACTCGTGCTCTTACTGCTTCTCGCTCCGGGGTGACCTGGGTGCCTTTGTCCACCGTTTTGACCCTGGAGGGGTAAGGAGGAGCCGGCCGGAGATCCCCCTTCAGCTCCTTCACCTCGGTCTTCAGAGGACCTCCGCAGGCCTGGCCTTTCATCTTGTAGACGTTCATATGCAGCTGGTTCCCCTGCTTCTCTGCACTCTGGAGCACAGAAACCACAGCAGGGTGAAGCTAAACTGTAGAATATTATAGACAGCAGCTCTGCTATTGTTGTCCTGTAACTAAGAGAATGCTGCTGAAGCAGAATAAGgacatatttttacagtgcagtaatAAAGGATGACTCTGCATGAAGATGACGTCTGGTTCTTCGTCATATCCCTCAGTAACCACAACAACTTGTACTGTGTTTTGCTAAATGGCACTTTTACTGTTTACAGCTGCAACGACGAATCCAACAACTATTATATAACACAACTATGTATAAAAAGTAAACTATTATATAATTATATACACTAAAATATCCACCAACTATTCTGTCAGCCATTCTTCCAAATAAAAGAAAGTCTTAACTTTCTCATTCCAGCTTCCTAATTTggaatattttccattttctttcctcctgtaTGACTGTAAAATGAACATCTTTGGGTTGTGTAAAGCACTGATCaacatatatttttctttttctttttgcaatgTCTGTCATTTTATGGACCACACGACTGATCAATTAATTGAGAAAATCATCTATAATAAAAACGAATCATTATTTGTAAcctttgtggacaaaaaaaagacattttaggGTATCATTTAGGCTTtgagtgtcattttttaaactttttttctgacatttcattaaCTAAACAACAATTTTAATaatcaaaaatgcaaatgatCACTAGTTGAAGCCCCCCACAGTACCTTGATGGCTTCTTCATATtcatctgaaaaacaacaaacaaattaattaatatttctTCAATATATTCTGCAATTAACTGAAACTGCAcgtaaaatactgaaaaacaacCAATGTTTTCTCACCTTGACTGTTTATgcaaatctgaaataaaaagtaaaagagAAGAGAATGATTAAATTTCCACATAAGACATCTTTACAAACATTTAAACCATTACACAACTGCAGGCAGCTTCTTACCTCTTCATTGTCCTCATCAAAGTATTTCACTTGAAAGTGGTTGATCCCAAATGAGGCTTTGATCTGAAATAGAAAACATGACATAAACTCAAAGCAAACACTCTGACGAAATCAGATCATCACGAAAACACTGATAATGGCAGCAGGAGAGGAGCCAAGTGGTGTCACGACGACCAAAGTTTAAAGTCTGGTGAACCCACGCAGTTAATACTGAGTAGTATCCCGCTATTTAGTGTAATCATTCCTCTTGTTGTTTCCATACAGATCCATTTTAGTGACACAGCCAACCTCCATTCAGCCACATATGACCAGGAAGCTCTGATCACCAAATGTTCATTCTGATGTTTTAGCAACTCAAACAGTTCATGTTATTGTCATTATAAAATGTATAGACGgcataaaaagcatttttttaacacaaaacaTATAAACAACCCATATATTGTCCAATATGAAAACTTTTTctacaataaatgacaaaaaatataaagtcaAAGTAATGTAGAAACACGTCATCACttagtttgtccagcagagggAGCTCAAACTCAATTATTTTACTCCCAGCACTCTGCagtacatgtagcagagcaAATGGTGGTGCGGAGTCAATTGGTGACTTTAATGTAAGCTACCAAATAGTATGTCATCTATATTAGTGTAAAGTTAATAAACAATGACCCCATCCTGTTATCTTCCCAATATTACTCAtgaaaatacatgtaaatatgaagaatatttgagttgttttttgttttgttttttttactaaaatgtGTCAGGCCAAATAAtaatctgtttgtgtgtgttttcatgagtTAAACTGTTTAAGGTTCGGCTGCAGATTTAGTTAAACCTCTTGTACAGATTATAGGGATAAAACCCTCCTTAAAAAAGCTCCTTAAACTAGCATTACAAACTGAACTATGCCAGACTGATCCAAAACAAACGATGACTCAACTATGTGGACGAACAAGGACACTTCTGACGCCATTTAAACGTGTTATGATGTTTACCAAGACTTCAGAAAATGCTAACTCTGGTTCCAGATTTCATAAACAAAGCTTGTATATGTACGTCTACGTGTCAGTCTGACCTGTATACACAAATAACAACCAAAACATTGAAGGTTTGGCCTACAGATTTGTTTAATGATCTCAGGCTGTAAAAACAGATCCAGGATCAGAATCACCTCAACAGCCTGACACAGTTTGAACAAACGCACTAATGCAGACTTAATTCATTTTCTGTGATAATTAGCGGCCCGTCAGCTAAATTACTGTGTAATTACTCTATTACTGTATTAATATTGGGTTTTCTCGGCGGTAAAGGCCGTCCTTCAGCTGCTCTATTGTCCGGTCCACGGCTGGGCCTCCTTCTCTCCAAACTGCGCCAGCGGTGAGCTAACACTAGCCGGCTAGATGCTCACCCAGGCTTCCACGGACTCCCACTCGAGTTTATCCAAATCCTGAGCCAGAAACCTCTTCACGTTCCCCCGAAAGTTCACTTTGATGGTAACGGGGAGCCCCATGTCGCCCGTCCAGCAGCGGATAACCGGTGATAACGGCCTGTCTGATCCCTGCTGCCCTCCAAAGTCTGCTCTTGTTTACATCGTCACAAAAATACGGTGACGTTTCCGCCTCTTCTTCGTGGACGTTTAATGGCGGCAGGAAAACATCACAATGATGCGTTTCTGCTACTAAGTGGTGACAAATGGGAATTACAGCGTCCAAttgaaaaacaaggaaaaaaactaCATCATTATTACGTGAATTCATAGCCATTTATATCATATTTGATACATGAGTTTCGGAGAACTTTATCTCATCAACATGATAAAAAAGTTTCCTTAAAAACTTGTTGTACATAACCTAATCCATGTGTTCTACCCCTGTGGATCATCATTCCTCTACAGCCAGCTGCAGTCACATTTTGCGCTTTTTCTAAATGGCTACTCTTATGTAATCATCCATTCAcgttttccatccatccattctctatacaccgctttatcctcactcgggtcgcggggggtgctggaccctatcccagctgactcgagcaaaggcaggggacaccctggacaggtcgccagtctgtcgcagggctacatatactacagacaaacaagcccactcacattcatacctatggacaatttagagttatcaattaacctcagcatatttttggactgtgggaggaagccggagtgcccggagaaaacccacgcatgcacagggagaacatgcaaactccatgcagaaagatcccaggcccaggccgggatttgaaccggggatcttcttgctgtaaggcgaaagtgctaaccactatgtcactgtgcagccccattcaTGTTTTGTTTAAGGAAAATCTTTGCTAATTTTCAAGAAGGAACGctaaaaaaacacctaaattgttactcattttttaaaagagctATTTTCTGCATTGAAAGAATGTATATTTACTAAGCAATTCTTTGTTTATATTTCAATTAACTCGTGTTAAAATGTTTGTATCAAATATGATACTCCAGGtttataatgtgcttttttcctGAATCGTCATGCACCATTTTTGTAATGTAATctacattaaataaaaatacataatatttgtgtgtgtgccaacTTCAAATGCATTTGTAGTATTTCTTACAGTAATAATTACTCTGAAATGGAGTATCCGGATTTTGACCctaaaatatcttttaaaaattacaaatttacCTGAGTAATATAAATGTTAAGCTTGAGAACCTACAAAATTAGATAAAATACAAATGTACCTGAACAATTTAATTTTAGGGTAAGGACACCACACAGTTATATAAATTACAAATGTATCTGACTTATTTAAATACTATAGTTGAGACAggattaaaaatacacaacatacagatttacttgagtaatttaaatattaagggaAACTTGATGTAATACAAACTTCCTCGACTaacttaaatgttttgtttatcaTAAATAACGCTCCTGTTTTCAATTCGCCGGCGTGGTGACGCCGCAGGCGCAGTAAAAGCCCCGCCTCCGTCGCGTTTTGTCGTCGTCATCTTTAAGCTCACAAAGTGTGGCTGACAGCACTAAGCCACACGTTCAACAGAGAATTTGATGCTGTCGGGACAATCGTTCTGCGCATATTTGATCACATAAGATGTCTTCACTCCTCAAGGTGGACAATGAAATTAAAACCAAGGTGAGATTCGCGCTTCAGAGGAATTTATTCCTCATTAGACGACGTGTTGTTGCACTTTGCTTTGCTAGGTAGCATGCTAGTTAGCCGCATAATGTGAGGGCTCTGATAAGGCCGAGCTATTAGCTGGCTAATAGCAGCTAGCGGCGGCTAACCGGCTTGTTTCCCGCCTGCTACTTTACACCTGCCAAACCGACAGACAAGTGCTGTGTCACGGTGACGTTAAGCTTCACGGGGAACCAAATAGAGTTTGTGTTCCAGCGTGGTGTGTACAAACCGGAGCTATTGCCGGGGGACCACATGGAGAACAGAAGGCCGGGGCTACTGAGTTAGCTCAGCGAGCTGCCGGTGTCATACAGTCTGCCTTCAACTGATTAGTGAAGCTACAACGCCCGTTTTATTTACGtccacagctgcttttatctggatcagacaaacaaaaataaatgagctCCTTtgctgttatcttcatttatcTTAAAACAGTTACCTGCTCAGTCTAGAACCAATGCTGTTCGTTTGACtggttaaaatgtctttaacGCCATGATGAATAATACTatgtttgtagttttatgtATCTAATGATATTTATTCTAATTAAATTAAGTTGTTTTCATATaatttttgtagtgttttagTCCTtaatatgtacactactgttaaaTTTACATCATTAATAATCTCAATTATTAAACTAGTtaggttaattttttttttttggcttatttttctgctggaaattaaatgtgctatataaacaCGGGACTTCTCTTGACTAAATGTCAGGCCTGATTGTGGtgtatgtttatttttggtcaCAGTTGTTCGGTTACATCAAactttcacaaaaacacacttcctctatcaccacaaacacacagatctgtgtatgtgcatgttatgACTGTCTGACCgagataaaagcagctgcagctttaTGTAAACTGGGCCTGTCAGTAAATTATTCCAGCCTATACATCagtactgtgatgtttttaatgcatcagaatgacttgaccaTATTTAAAAGAATATAGCTCACGGGGCGACTGCAAAGGaaataatgtctttattttatataaCCCATAAATCATGTCATCAGTCTGCTTTCCAAACATAATGATAGTCGACACATACAGCCTAAACACTGGAAACATGGCATTATATTGCTTTTTTATGACTGATTTCAGTTGCAAGAACCAATAAATATTCACAAAGACCTACTTTTGCTCtcattattttcatgtatttgcaTTTTATGAAAGTTTGATgaagataaaagcagctgtagataaattcaaagaaaaacaagctgtCACAAGGTTGctctaaaattagttaaagttgttctatataAATGAAGTTGCACTTAGTTgaaattgctctatattaattgaAGTTGCtcgttaaagttgctccatagtagttcaagttgctctatgttcgttaaaattgctctataatGTTACTTTCTGGAGCAACACCGGCATCATGTTCTGTcatattatcattttaaaatcttatACTGATTTCTGAGCCGTGTTTATAGAATCTATGGTGATCATTTAGACCACAGTAAACCCAACTGCAGGCTAGTTAAACTTAAATTTGGACAAAAGGagtagttttgtgtatttggaTTCTTGtctcatgtgtgtttgtgtttgcaggttgATGCTTTCAGGGAACGTATCACTGCAGAAGTAAGTGTTGCTTATCTACtaaacattttcacacacagctGTCAAGACTTGTCTGAAAatctgctctgaaaatgctCTGAATCTAAAATAAAACCTTGGGAAATGTGCTTCTTTGCAGGCAGAGGATCTAGTCGCAAATTTTTTCCCAAAGAAGTTGCTGGAGCTTGATCACTTTCTCAAGGTCAGTTGTTTGTTCAATAAACAACAAGAAGTTGCTGTgtatgagttaaagttgctctatattagctaaagttgctctaaaatgagttaaaatagCTGTAAagaagttaaagttgctctatattaattaaagttgctctacattagctgaagttgctctacattagttaaaattgctctatattaattaaagttgttctgtattagttaaagtttcTCTAAATttgttgaagttgctctatattagtttgAGTTGCTGTATATTTGTTAAGGTTGCTCTATATCAAAGATGCTCCCTATGAGTTaaaggtaaaaatgaaaaatcaggacatttctaagtgactccaaaccttTGAACTGTGGTGTACAGGGATGTGTCTGCAGATTATCTGTACTGCCATGGAATAATTTAGTTTGTTGGTAAAACACCTGACAAATGTAAAcaataaatgttgttgttttctagGATCCCAGTATAAACATCACGGAGCTGAAGGAGATCCACTCAGAGATAAATCTGACGGTGCCGGACCCCATCCTGCTCTCTAACCTCCATGACGGACTAGAAGCGGTGAGTTCAGCTTTAAGCctgcagaggataaaaacatGAAGCTTCAGTGTGCAGAGTGGAGGCAATAAACGTTTTATTCTATGTTTTAcagcaaaatgccaaaaagagGAAGCTGGAGGATGGAAGTGGGGAGGACATGGGTGAGAGCTGCAGCTTTTAGTCCGTTtatcagacacaaaattaaaggtTGGAGACGTAGTATTTACCTGTGATTTCTGTGCAGTGACCGGCACCAAGGTGTTCGTGATGCCCGGCGGGATGATGAAGAGCAACGGGAACCTCGTTGAGCTGATCGAAAAGGTCAAACCGGAGATCAGGACGCTCATAGAGAAATGCAACACAGTGAGTAAACCTTTATTAAgggttgtgttttattgttttggggGTTTGGAGACGGATAACTAGAACtggaaacatgtaaaatatgtgTAGGTTAAatttgctctatattaaagttgctctatattagttaaagctgctctatattaattaaagttgctctgtatttaagttgctctatattaattaaagttgctctataataaaATTGCTGTACATCAGCTGAAGTTGTTGTATGTTAATTACAGTTGCTctgcattaaagttgctctatattaaagttgctctacattgtTGAAGTTACTGTTAGTTAAAGTTCCTTTATATtacagttgctctatattattgaAGGTTGCTCCATATTAATTAAaattgctctacattagctaaagttgctctatattaataaaagttgctctatgttaaagttgctctcttACATTTACTCTATATTAAttagttgctctatattagttaaaattgctctgttagttgaagttgctctatattaattaaagttgctctatattaaagttgctctacattagctaaagttgctctatctTACAGTTACTCTATATTAGttagttgctctacattagttaacgttgctctacattaaagttgctctatattaaagttgctctacattagctaaagCTGCTCTATATTAATAAAAGTTGCTCTCTTACAGTTACTCTATATTAGTTAGTTGATCTACATTAGTTAacgttgctctatattaaagttgctctacattagctaaagCTGCTCTATATTAATAAAAGTTGCTCTCTTACAGTTACTCTATATTAGttagttgctctacattagttaaagttgctctatattaaagttgctctatctTACGGTTACTCTATATTAGttagttgctctatattagttaacgttgctctacattaaagttgctctatccattcactaactttttgcccttcattacggctcccaagcataagtcagaTTCTTCTAATGTTCTGAAGGAAAGGAAatccgtctccatggaagtgaaattagatggAATAAGACTGATACTGTTGTTGAGgttccagatttacctgatgtcagtgaacgtACCATGTTTAGTTGGCTCACCTCTGGCAGTAAAACCATCACACGCTGAGCAGCTTTTCTCTGTTAACTCGTCTGAAAGCCTCTCAGATGTTGGTTTCTCCTCGTTCTCAGCATTGTCCTCTCCTCCCTGCAGGTTAAAATGTGGGTTCAGCTGCTCATCCCCAGGATAGAAGACGGAAACAACTTCGGCGTGTCGATCCAGGAGGAGACGGTAGCTGAGCTCAGGACGGTGGAGGGAGAGGCGGCTTCTTACCTCGACCAGATATCCAGGTTCATGTTCTACATCATACGGACCAAAACATCACATCTGGTGCCTTTTAAACCTCCTAACATTCATTCTGTTTGTTCCCTTTGCTTCCAGATATTACATCACACGGGCAAAGCTGGTCTCTAAAATAGCTAAATATCCACATGTGGTGAGTAAATGATGCAAActgagaacagacagaaaaagaacaaactctgaatgatttcttATTCAATCCATAGTTAAAGATGACATCCTAAATGTCTGGTTTTAGATCCAGATCAGGTTCATTGTATcgcagatttttcattttattgctggATTTTGTCTTCTTGTTCCCTTCAGCCAAAAACCAACATTAAATGGCttcaataaacataataattattaatatggtatttttatgactttttaaaaaaaaactattttacaaacaagacaaaatgtcaaatgagctaaaaaaaattcaatcatcACCATGTTACTGaagctttaatatttaaatgactttattttgtttttggatgTAACGTTGTCGTCGTTTGGCCGATAACTTGGGTTGATTTTAAACACGTGgttacaaaaaattaaatttagcGGGGATAAAGTCAGGTGCAAAATCTAAACgtattaaataaagtttttagctTATCTGTTTGTGTTTAGGAGCTTCAAgatttaaccctgtaagactcaaatacagaaaaaaattagcaaaaaataaagaaaataaaacacgtaaaatatatattatatagaaaatagagaaaaaaattaatgatagttttatctgtctatctaaaaataaaaacacacataaatttatatataaataatagaaaacgataagtaaaagaaataaaactgatgtattttcGCAATAGTGGGTTTCACAGGGTTtagaaaaatgtgcatttaatcAGATTGAAGCATTTAAGAGAAAAACATTCACTTCaaatccacttttttttaaccaggaGGACTATCGACGTACGGTAACGGAGATCGACGAGAAGGAGTACATCAGCCTGAAGATCATAGTTTC is part of the Acanthochromis polyacanthus isolate Apoly-LR-REF ecotype Palm Island chromosome 19, KAUST_Apoly_ChrSc, whole genome shotgun sequence genome and encodes:
- the psme3 gene encoding proteasome activator complex subunit 3; translation: MSSLLKVDNEIKTKVDAFRERITAEAEDLVANFFPKKLLELDHFLKDPSINITELKEIHSEINLTVPDPILLSNLHDGLEAQNAKKRKLEDGSGEDMVTGTKVFVMPGGMMKSNGNLVELIEKVKPEIRTLIEKCNTVKMWVQLLIPRIEDGNNFGVSIQEETVAELRTVEGEAASYLDQISRYYITRAKLVSKIAKYPHVEDYRRTVTEIDEKEYISLKIIVSELRNQYVTLHDMILKNIEKIKRPRSSNTDALY